One genomic window of Prochlorococcus sp. MIT 0603 includes the following:
- a CDS encoding tetratricopeptide repeat protein, producing MPTSLPQTYLIILSSLLFILAILVGRQVFKVRGNEIKLLKLEKSGAIDSSNSEKLYELGSAQLNKRLYPQASLTLKKALKKINDEPDDARAIIENALGFSLAAQDNFTEAIKHYQNAINVKNDYPVAMNNLAYAKQKLLKETDAYEIYQKVLMLDPKNKTAKKQIEKINKMRKNNSENIIYKKGF from the coding sequence ATGCCAACATCCTTACCTCAAACTTACCTCATTATATTAAGTAGTTTATTATTCATTCTTGCAATTTTAGTAGGAAGACAGGTTTTCAAAGTAAGAGGTAATGAAATAAAACTTCTTAAATTAGAAAAAAGTGGTGCCATTGATTCAAGCAATTCAGAAAAACTTTATGAACTAGGATCTGCTCAATTAAACAAAAGATTATATCCTCAGGCTTCTCTTACTTTAAAAAAAGCATTAAAGAAAATTAATGATGAGCCAGATGATGCAAGAGCAATTATAGAGAATGCATTAGGGTTTTCATTAGCAGCACAAGATAATTTTACAGAGGCAATTAAACATTACCAGAATGCTATTAATGTTAAAAATGATTATCCAGTAGCAATGAATAATCTAGCTTATGCCAAACAAAAGTTACTTAAAGAAACAGATGCATATGAAATATATCAAAAAGTATTAATGCTAGACCCTAAAAATAAAACAGCCAAAAAGCAAATTGAAAAAATAAAC